Genomic window (Candidatus Microthrix parvicella Bio17-1):
GTGCTCAAATTCACGTCAGTCCCCAAGACGATCTGGAGCCGACAGGTTGGCACCTCCATCGATGCCGTCACGTAGGAGATGAGAAGAACCATAAGGAGAGGAATTGGGCCTACCTTGGTCCTGGAGAAGCCCGCCCCTATCAGCGGAACGGTGATCTCGGCGAGGTTGTTCGCTCTAACGTATTCCCAGAGAGCTGACTCGGCCTGAGCAATCTCCTTGACAAGTGCCGTTGAAGTGGTCACGGGATCGCGGCGTGCCACCCCCAGGAGCAGGGCGGTTCCGAGATCCGCGTCCAGCCTGACGATCGTCCCAATGGGTGCCTCGGCGGTGCCCGCGACCTGTAATCCGATCGCAGTCTTGAGTTCTGACCGGCTACCGGCGAACCAATTCTCGGCGAGCAAGGCCACCAGGCTGTGCTCCGACACCCAGCGACCCGATACATCAAAATTCCTATTGGCTGTCACCACAATCGGTGCGTCCGAAGCCGCGAAGATGTCTGCCGTTCGGAGCTCGAACTCGGCAGAGTAGTTCGAATGCCTCATCTTGAGATGGCTGGACGGCAGAGTTCGCAGTAGTACGATCACCGCCCCTCCGATCAAGAGCACCGCGTTGACGAGGGCCGATCCGA
Coding sequences:
- a CDS encoding macro domain-containing protein, with protein sequence MAYLGATTTLYQLLLWISNRDSLGSALVNAVLLIGGAVIVLLRTLPSSHLKMRHSNYSAEFELRTADIFAASDAPIVVTANRNFDVSGRWVSEHSLVALLAENWFAGSRSELKTAIGLQVAGTAEAPIGTIVRLDADLGTALLLGVARRDPVTTSTALVKEIAQAESALWEYVRANNLAEITVPLIGAGFSRTKVGPIPLLMVLLISYVTASMEVPTCRLQIVLGTDVNLSTAIEVVREFADALGFVEID